Proteins from a single region of Deltaproteobacteria bacterium:
- the cpaB gene encoding Flp pilus assembly protein CpaB: MKRRTSVIIISGMIGIMVGTGYMMKIQAIRTRITGIQETIQVLTTRKSLSIGDALSGDNVSATEFPKAHLPRRAILAEDMELIKGRTLIHPVPQGDPILWTDLPEGPRIHYPTEKIPSGVRAMALPASEVQTLAHLLSPGDRVDMVWTRFVDGSAQPASTILGEAIPILAVGSWIRPEAPGRRGNNFPSSITLMVDQKLALKVSSAMQSGQITLIARARGDYR; encoded by the coding sequence ATGAAGCGCAGGACATCCGTCATTATCATTTCGGGCATGATCGGCATCATGGTCGGGACGGGATACATGATGAAAATTCAGGCCATCAGGACCCGGATCACCGGCATTCAGGAAACCATACAGGTCCTCACCACGAGAAAATCCCTCTCCATCGGGGATGCCTTGAGCGGGGACAATGTTTCTGCAACCGAGTTTCCCAAGGCTCATCTTCCGAGAAGAGCGATTCTCGCCGAGGACATGGAACTCATAAAGGGAAGAACCCTCATCCATCCTGTCCCGCAAGGAGACCCGATTCTCTGGACGGACCTGCCCGAGGGGCCCAGGATCCACTACCCCACCGAAAAGATCCCATCCGGGGTCCGTGCCATGGCTCTTCCCGCCAGCGAGGTCCAGACCTTGGCGCATCTTCTTTCGCCCGGAGACAGGGTCGACATGGTGTGGACCCGCTTCGTGGACGGATCAGCTCAACCTGCCAGCACCATTCTGGGGGAAGCGATTCCCATACTTGCCGTGGGCAGTTGGATCCGTCCGGAGGCGCCGGGCCGGCGGGGGAATAATTTTCCCTCCTCCATCACTCTTATGGTCGACCAGAAACTGGCACTGAAGGTGTCTTCGGCCATGCAGAGCGGTCAGATAACCCTCATCGCCAGGGCGCGGGGAGACTACCGGTGA
- a CDS encoding pilus assembly protein — protein MAIHIIPQEGPNPSEQGQGAVEAILTLPVFLILITVLFQSALLCMAQVTVQYAAFSAARTGAVWNGDMDQMTAAAGRVLLPVTGRVFTGKHPFKVEIISSEAAGDQSRKSDADTQDTDRLLRVRVTWNYPLMVPLAGRLLNQGALTSAMTRPSLPLTATWSLPMEPVRMPRDARGNGHAHS, from the coding sequence ATGGCGATCCATATTATCCCACAGGAAGGGCCGAACCCCTCGGAACAGGGACAGGGAGCGGTTGAGGCGATCCTCACCCTCCCTGTCTTTCTCATCCTGATCACGGTCCTCTTCCAGAGCGCTTTGCTGTGCATGGCGCAGGTCACCGTTCAATACGCGGCATTCAGCGCGGCGCGGACGGGGGCGGTATGGAATGGCGACATGGATCAGATGACGGCCGCGGCGGGCAGGGTTCTGCTGCCCGTGACCGGGCGGGTGTTCACCGGTAAACATCCTTTCAAGGTGGAAATCATTTCATCGGAAGCAGCCGGGGATCAGTCCCGGAAATCCGATGCCGACACACAAGATACGGACAGGCTATTAAGGGTTCGGGTGACATGGAACTACCCGCTGATGGTCCCATTGGCCGGCCGCCTGCTTAACCAAGGCGCCCTGACATCGGCGATGACGCGTCCCTCACTTCCCCTGACGGCCACATGGAGCCTTCCGATGGAACCGGTCCGGATGCCCAGGGACGCAAGAGGAAACGGGCATGCTCACTCATGA
- a CDS encoding helix-hairpin-helix domain-containing protein yields MKRSITGTKAVTTALLLLAFMAILASPAVVTAASPDGSRLNINTASVEQLTALPGIGTIKAQSIVDFRTEHGPFTSADDLVLAPGIGTKLADRLREMVTVNPN; encoded by the coding sequence ATGAAAAGATCAATAACTGGAACGAAAGCCGTCACAACCGCTCTACTGTTACTGGCCTTCATGGCAATCCTCGCCTCGCCCGCGGTCGTCACGGCCGCATCCCCGGATGGGTCCCGATTGAATATCAATACCGCTTCCGTGGAACAACTTACTGCGCTTCCGGGCATCGGAACCATTAAAGCCCAATCCATCGTAGATTTCAGAACCGAGCACGGTCCTTTCACCTCCGCCGATGACCTTGTCCTGGCACCGGGAATCGGGACCAAACTTGCGGACAGGCTCAGAGAAATGGTTACAGTCAACCCCAATTAA